The genomic stretch GTTCCGCACATAATCTTGCTGTTGAATCATTATACCTGTGCCAATGATGAGGGCTATGGATGCCGCGTATTGCAGAATGATTAATGTGCGCGTCAAAAGATTGCGCCCACCAGGGCGTGCTTCGCCTTTCATGGCTAAAACAGGTTGAAATCGCGACAAGACCAGAGCGGGATAACTGCCAGCGATTAGCCCGACAATGCCGAGCAGGAGCAGCAATACCCACCAATCGTCAAAATAAGCGAGGGTCAACTTTTGATGCACAAATCCGTTGAATACGGGCAAAAGAATTTCGGTAAGTGCGGTGCCTACGAGTAAGCCCAAAAAGCTCAACACCAGTGCTTCACTCCAAAATTGTTGAATAATCTGACCGCGGTTAGCACCTACTACTTTGCGCAATCCCACTTCTTTTGCTCGCCCGGAAGACTCTGCGACCGATAGGGAAATAAAGTTGCTGCACGCAATGAGTAAGACCAGCCATGCAAGTCCCCACAAAATATAGACTCCTGTTGGGTTGCCCTGTGGTCCGTAGTGATTGGGAATGTCTGTATTCCAATACACATCCGTCAGGGGCTGAAGAATAAAGTTAAATGATGTTTTGAATATCTCTTCTCGCAACTTTTCTTTTTTGGGCCAATGATTGAGATCGTCAAGTGCTTGAGAAGCATTTGTTTCACCTATTTGTACAAAGATCCATGCACTTGCATCGTGGTAGTGTCTTACAAGTCCAAAACCCTTTTCGGCTTTTGTCGAAACCAACACGTCGAATTGAAGACTCGATGTTGTGGGAACATCTGCCATGACACCTGTCACGACAAACAGCTTATTTTTTATACTCAGTGCTTGCCCTATCAGTGCGTTGTAATTCTGTACACCTCCAAAAAACTTGTGTGCAATGGTTTCGGTAATCACTATCCCATCTGGTTGATCGAGTGCTGTTGTAGGATCACCTGACAAAAAAGGAAATGTAAACATCGCAAAGAAGTCACCACTCACAAACCCCATGGCTGACCTAAAAGATTTTTTCCCCCTTGTGATTTTACTCCTCGTATGCCGCATAAATGCACAGACTTGCTCAATACCTAAGATTTCATCTTTCAACTCATCGACAACCAAAAGCGGATATACCGTATCCCAGATATTAAATGGAATCGCCTTCCCGTCTGATTGAACCCTTTGCGCTACCAACCGAAACATCTGGTCGTGGTTCTCGTGGAATTGATCGCGTGACCATTCGTGTTTGACAAACAAAGCCATCAAGATACAGCAGGCAAGCCCCAGGCCGAGGCCGAACACATTGATGAATGTGTAGAGCTTCTTTCGCATCAGATTGCGAATCGCGACAACAAAGTAATTTTTGATCATAAGAAGCCTCCTGATGAATCACGGTCAGCAGATATTTACTCATATCTCAAGGCATCAATCGGGTTGGAACGCGCCGCGCGAATGGCTTGCATGCTCACTGTTCCAAAGGCGATGATCAGGGCCATTATCGCGCTTGCAACAAATGGCAAGACATTCAGATCTGTCTGATAGGCGAACCCGGAGAGCCAGTCGCGCATCAGGTAATAGGCGATTGGCCAGGCAATGAGATTGGCGAGCAGGATGAGCAATACAAATTCGCGCGAGAGTAGCATGACCAGATGCGGTGTGGATGCGCCCAGTACTTTTCGTACGCCAATTTCTTTGGTGCGAGATTGAACCATGAATGCGGCGAGTCCGAACAGTCCCAAACAGGCGACAAAAATTGCCAGTAATGAGAACACGCCGAGCATTTTGCCGGTGAGGTGTTCGTCGAAATAGTACCACTGTATGATTTCATCCAGGAAGTGATATGCAAAGGGTACCTCTGGCAAAAAGTGTTTCCACTGGGTTTCGAGAAAGGACAGAGTTTGCGCGGTGTTTTCTGGTCGGATGCGCAGGGCCAGCGAAACAAACAGTCTCCATTTGCCTATAAATCCCATGGGTGCGATTTCTTCTCGTAGTGTCAAGCTGTGGTAGTCTTTTACTACCCCAATTACTATCAGGGATCGGTTTTCATATGCTGGTAACAAAATTTGCTTGCCAATCGGGTCGTCCTCCCAGCCGAGCAGACGCACGGCTGTTTCGTTTAAAATAATTGCCTGTGATGTATCGCTGGCAACATCGGCTGAAAAGGCGCGACCTCGAAGTACGGGGATTTCAAATGTCTCAAAAAACGAGTCGTCAACTTCGTTTATGCGAATTGTCCGTTCTTTTGTTCGGTCTCCATCGGGCCAGATCCGTCGCGGTCGTCCGCCGTATCCAGAAATGTCATATCGCAGAGCTGATGCGTTGAGGATATTGGGGTGTTCGAGAAAGACCTGTTTGACCATCTGATGGCGTGCCGAAAGGCGTTTTTGTGGGTTGAATTCATGTTCACGGTCGTGAGCAAAGATCGGCAAACTCACAATGTGATCGCGTGCAAAACCCATATTTTTGGTTTCTATAAATCGCAGTTGCTGATAAACCACCAGGGTGCAAATCACCAGCAAAATGGACATGCCAAATTGGAAAACTACGAGTCCTTTCCGCAATCCTGTGGATCCCGATGAGGAAGATGCCCTGCTTTTTAACACTGTGACCGGGCTAAAAGAAGAGAGGAAAAACGCCGGATACCATCCCGCCAGTAATCCGACCAACAATGTGAATGCCAGTACCGCTGGTGTGCATGTTATCACTGTAGCTGTGTTGAGGTGTAAGTTGCCGCGCACAAATTGGTTGAATAAGGGCAGGCATAGCTCGACCAGTGCCAGGGCAATCAGCAGGGCAGAACAGGTTAAAAGTAGGGATTCAGTTAAAAATTGAACCATCAATTGCGGGCGATGCGCGCCAACGACTTTTCGCACGCCGACTTCGCGCTTGCGGGTGACCGCGCGCGCAGTTGCCAGATTTGTAAAATTCACGCAGGCAATGACCACGAGGATCAGTCCAATAGCTGCCAGCATGTAAATTTGTTGCATGGGGCTGCTGGCAGCCGGGTTAAAATCAGATTCGCCATACAGGTACACGCGGTGCAGGGGCTGTAAATGGTAGGTATTGTTTGCCGCAACGTCATCCCCCATATACTGCTTGATCAACGACTGCATTTTCGTCTGGAGGGTTTCTGCGTTTTGTCCTGCTTTTAGTAGTACATAAGTTTTTACAGGACGCCACGATTGCCTGGGTAGCCACATCATCCACGGCTCTTGTGTTTTTCCTATGGAGGGTATTGTGGTTGTGAGCAAATGAAATTGAAGGTCTGATAAAAGGTGTGGCGCTTTTACGATGCCGGTAACTGTGTACTCGCCTGGAAAATTGCGATTGTCGATTGAAACTGTTTGGCCCATCGGGTCCATATCGCCAAATAAGTGTTGTGCCATTTCATCGGTAATGACCGCAGAGTACGGCAGGCGAAACGCGGTTTCTAAGTCGCCTTTTATGAAGGAAAAATCGAATACGTCCAGAAAGTTGTCATCTATCAGCGCAAGGGTATATAGATTCTTGTGGTCGCCATATTTTGCAGATACACCCCATCGCCAGATACGCACCGTTGTTTCTACTTCGGGAAATGTTTCTTTTAACACGGGACCGAGTGCGCCTGATGTGCCTTCATCGTATGTTGTTTGCGTACTGCCGCGTTCTTCTCGAATTACTTTGTAAATGCGGTCACCCAGAGTATGCGAGCGATCTACTGCAAACTCCTGCTGGATGTACAACAGGATTAAGATGCCACACGCCAATCCGATAGAGAGTCCCAATACATTGATGGAGGTGTACAATTTGTGCCGCATCAAATTGCGAATCGCGACTGTCAGATAATTTTTGATCATGGTCTTATCTCCTGTGTCGTCCCCAGCAGTTAGCCCGCCCAGCTTCCGACCTCTTGTTTTTCCAGTGCGCGTCTTAGCTGATGGCGGCCGCGGTGGAGCCAGATTTTTACGGTGCCGAGGGGTGCTTGCATTTCCCATACGATTTCGCGGTAGGATAGTTCTTTTATGTAGCGAAGCCACATTGCGCGTTGTTGTGCTTTGGGCAATGTGCGCAAGCCCTGTGTTAAGCGTTGATGGCGTTCTTTTTTGATGACGCTATCTTCTGGCGTTGTCAGAGTGATTGGTTCGGGCATGTGTTGCGCTATGGTTTCCAGGCCGTTTTTTCGGGATAGCCGGGATCGTAGGTGTGACCGCCCGACGTTGATGGCAATGCGCGTCAGATAGGTTGTGAATGCCGATTCGCCGCGAAAATGGCGCAGGCTCTGAAAGACTTTCATGAATACCACCTGGATTAAGTCTTCGGTTTCGTCGCGGTCCTTCACATATCGCCCGACAATGGCGCGTACGCGATTCTGGTGCAGATGGTAGAGTTTGCCAAATGCGCTTTTGTCGCCGGCTTTGATCATGTGGATCAATTGTACATCGTTTTCTATGTCTGATCGTTTATTCATATCGCAATGCCTCCACGGGATTCATTTTTGCTGCTTTCACGGCTTGCAGGCTCACTGTTCCGATTACGACCAATAGGGTCAATACACCGCCCAGCGCGAATGCCCCAATGCCCAGTTCAATCCGATACGCAAAGTCCGATAGCCATTTGCTCATTGCCCAATAGGCGACTGGCCAGGCAAGCACATTAGCTATGCCTACCAGCAGTACGAATTCGCGCGATAGCAAGCGCACTACGTTTGTGACGCTGGCGCCCAATATTTTGCGAATGCCGATCTCTTTGGTGCGTCGGGTCACGGCGAGTGCTGTCAATCCAAATGCGCCCAGGCACGCGATAAAAATGGCAAACAGGGTTCCGTATCCGATCATGCGATGCCATCGCTCTTCGGTTCGGTATTGGCGATCGATGCCTTCGTCGAGAAACGAATAGCGGAATCCAGAGGACTGTGTTACGGCTTCCCATTGCGCTTTCATGAATGACAGTGTGCCGGGGATGTCTTCGGCACGCACCCGAATTAGCAGGTGGCTAAATGGATGTTCTGGATGGCATTTCAGGAATGCGGGACCAATTTTGTGGTGGAGAGAGCGAAAATGAAAATCGTTTACTACGCCGATTACTGTCATATCATCAAAGAATTTCAGTGTTTTTCCGAGCGGTGGTCCCGGTCCCAGTTGTTTGGCCAGGGTTTGGTTGATGATGACAGACGCAGTTGGATCTGTTACAAGTTCTCGTGAATAATTTCGGCCTTCGATCAATTTGATGTCGAGCGTTGGTACAAAGTCGTAATCGACGAAGAAGATCTCCACGCCTTTTAAGGTTGTTCCGTCATGTATCACAGCCCCGCGCGACTGGTATCCATTCCGCATCATGTGATATATTGGGGTTACACCCAGAATTGCGTGATGGGATAAGAGGGCGTCCCGATAGGTTTCAATGCCCTTTGGTCCCAGGTCTCGCAACTTGCTGAGGCGACTTACGGCAATCAAATGTTCGCTGTCAAATCCCAGGGGTTTGGTCCGCAAATAGTCGAGTTGAGAGGTCGTGATGAGGGCGCTGATGACGAGAACCGCAGACATTGCGATCTGGAAGACCACGAGAAATTGGCTGAACAATCCCGCGCTGACAATTTTCAATCTGCCTTTGAGTACGTGAATTGGCATGAATCCGGAGAGGACAAAGGCTGGATAGGTGCCTGCGAGCAGGCCGACGATTAGAGTCAGGCCCATGAGCGAGGCAAATGCCAGACCATCCAGATGTGCGACTATGGATAGTTTTTGCGCCATGAGGTTGTTGAATAATGGCATTAAAAGTTCTGATAGCGCGAGTCCGATTACAAATGCTATGAGGCTTAAGATTACGGATTCTGTGAGGAATTGCACGATGATCTGGGGCTTGTGTGCGCCAACGACTTTGCGGATGCCGATTTCCCGCGCTCGAGAAGCTGACCGTCCCAGGGCGAGGGTCATAAAGTTCACGCATGCGACAAAGAGTACCAGGGCTGTGATGCACAACAGGATGTAGCTGTATGCCGGGTCCGTGGCGGGTTCGGGCGCGCGGATATCTGGATTGAAATGCACATTGGCAAGGGGCTGCAATTTCAACTCCTGGTTTTCCCCCGTGATGGGCCACGACCAGTTTAGAAAACGCGGAAGTAATTTTTCTATGTCTTCGGATCGGACCTGATCGTGGAGTAAGACGTAAGTACTGATGTTGTTTATGTAATTCCACGAGTTGAGCGCGTCTTCGACATTCTCATAGGACTGGATGCAGCCGAATTGAATGCTGGATGTTTCGGGGATGTCTTTTACGATGCCGGTAATTAGAGCCTGATGGATTTTTGAATTTCGAGTGAAGGAGAACGATTTCCCCATTGGGTCGGTGTTGCCGAAAAATTTTTGGGCGACGGTTTCCGATATGATAATGGTATCTTTGCGGTTTAGTGCTGTTGCGGGGTCGCCTTTTATCAGGGGAAATGAGAATACATCCCAGAAACCTGGATCTACGTAGATAACGCGCTCTTGAAATGAATGGTCGCCGTATTGGAATGTGCGAGAAGTGTTAAAGATTCTGACGACATGTTGCATTTGTGTGGAGAATGATTCTGCCAATGCCGGAGCAAGAGGACCAGGCATATAAGCCGAGGCATCGCTTCCTTCGCCTATTTCTCCTTTATTGTAAATGCGATATATCCGATCTGCTTTTTCGTGGAATGCGTCAAAGGACC from Gemmatimonadota bacterium encodes the following:
- a CDS encoding FtsX-like permease family protein, encoding MIKNYFVVAIRNLMRKKLYTFINVFGLGLGLACCILMALFVKHEWSRDQFHENHDQMFRLVAQRVQSDGKAIPFNIWDTVYPLLVVDELKDEILGIEQVCAFMRHTRSKITRGKKSFRSAMGFVSGDFFAMFTFPFLSGDPTTALDQPDGIVITETIAHKFFGGVQNYNALIGQALSIKNKLFVVTGVMADVPTTSSLQFDVLVSTKAEKGFGLVRHYHDASAWIFVQIGETNASQALDDLNHWPKKEKLREEIFKTSFNFILQPLTDVYWNTDIPNHYGPQGNPTGVYILWGLAWLVLLIACSNFISLSVAESSGRAKEVGLRKVVGANRGQIIQQFWSEALVLSFLGLLVGTALTEILLPVFNGFVHQKLTLAYFDDWWVLLLLLGIVGLIAGSYPALVLSRFQPVLAMKGEARPGGRNLLTRTLIILQYAASIALIIGTGIMIQQQDYVRNKNLGFNEEQVAIIKTNRQLAKPYKEAIVNDSRIEGVTITDRTLTTESGYSWSNYSLPDGSIVEIKVIGVDVDYLSTLEIPLLAGRNFSEDHPTDRDKAVLINETLAKQLSLENPVGKTLAGFGRNGVKDPVVIGIVHDFHIKSLHNRIEPLALLMENYKYGPFLLIRMRPGQIFETIEMLKSTWEKVAPNMPFELSFLDENLNRQYANEVYWFRVLSHSALVAVLLSCLGLFGLASLAVARRTKEIGIRKVLGASVHHVMWLFSRDFIKLLLVANIIAYPVAYWMMNQWLTNFAYRIELGIGVFGIAGILTLIVALLTVNFQTLKAARRNPVDALRDE
- a CDS encoding FtsX-like permease family protein; translation: MGNASTPRHRKNLAPPRPPSAKTRTGKTRGRKLGGLTAGDDTGDKTMIKNYLTVAIRNLMRHKLYTSINVLGLSIGLACGILILLYIQQEFAVDRSHTLGDRIYKVIREERGSTQTTYDEGTSGALGPVLKETFPEVETTVRIWRWGVSAKYGDHKNLYTLALIDDNFLDVFDFSFIKGDLETAFRLPYSAVITDEMAQHLFGDMDPMGQTVSIDNRNFPGEYTVTGIVKAPHLLSDLQFHLLTTTIPSIGKTQEPWMMWLPRQSWRPVKTYVLLKAGQNAETLQTKMQSLIKQYMGDDVAANNTYHLQPLHRVYLYGESDFNPAASSPMQQIYMLAAIGLILVVIACVNFTNLATARAVTRKREVGVRKVVGAHRPQLMVQFLTESLLLTCSALLIALALVELCLPLFNQFVRGNLHLNTATVITCTPAVLAFTLLVGLLAGWYPAFFLSSFSPVTVLKSRASSSSGSTGLRKGLVVFQFGMSILLVICTLVVYQQLRFIETKNMGFARDHIVSLPIFAHDREHEFNPQKRLSARHQMVKQVFLEHPNILNASALRYDISGYGGRPRRIWPDGDRTKERTIRINEVDDSFFETFEIPVLRGRAFSADVASDTSQAIILNETAVRLLGWEDDPIGKQILLPAYENRSLIVIGVVKDYHSLTLREEIAPMGFIGKWRLFVSLALRIRPENTAQTLSFLETQWKHFLPEVPFAYHFLDEIIQWYYFDEHLTGKMLGVFSLLAIFVACLGLFGLAAFMVQSRTKEIGVRKVLGASTPHLVMLLSREFVLLILLANLIAWPIAYYLMRDWLSGFAYQTDLNVLPFVASAIMALIIAFGTVSMQAIRAARSNPIDALRYE
- a CDS encoding FtsX-like permease family protein, which codes for MFRNYLTVAYRNLVRYKVYSAINITGLAIGIAFCILTFLYVRHEWSFDAFHEKADRIYRIYNKGEIGEGSDASAYMPGPLAPALAESFSTQMQHVVRIFNTSRTFQYGDHSFQERVIYVDPGFWDVFSFPLIKGDPATALNRKDTIIISETVAQKFFGNTDPMGKSFSFTRNSKIHQALITGIVKDIPETSSIQFGCIQSYENVEDALNSWNYINNISTYVLLHDQVRSEDIEKLLPRFLNWSWPITGENQELKLQPLANVHFNPDIRAPEPATDPAYSYILLCITALVLFVACVNFMTLALGRSASRAREIGIRKVVGAHKPQIIVQFLTESVILSLIAFVIGLALSELLMPLFNNLMAQKLSIVAHLDGLAFASLMGLTLIVGLLAGTYPAFVLSGFMPIHVLKGRLKIVSAGLFSQFLVVFQIAMSAVLVISALITTSQLDYLRTKPLGFDSEHLIAVSRLSKLRDLGPKGIETYRDALLSHHAILGVTPIYHMMRNGYQSRGAVIHDGTTLKGVEIFFVDYDFVPTLDIKLIEGRNYSRELVTDPTASVIINQTLAKQLGPGPPLGKTLKFFDDMTVIGVVNDFHFRSLHHKIGPAFLKCHPEHPFSHLLIRVRAEDIPGTLSFMKAQWEAVTQSSGFRYSFLDEGIDRQYRTEERWHRMIGYGTLFAIFIACLGAFGLTALAVTRRTKEIGIRKILGASVTNVVRLLSREFVLLVGIANVLAWPVAYWAMSKWLSDFAYRIELGIGAFALGGVLTLLVVIGTVSLQAVKAAKMNPVEALRYE
- a CDS encoding RNA polymerase sigma factor, with protein sequence MNKRSDIENDVQLIHMIKAGDKSAFGKLYHLHQNRVRAIVGRYVKDRDETEDLIQVVFMKVFQSLRHFRGESAFTTYLTRIAINVGRSHLRSRLSRKNGLETIAQHMPEPITLTTPEDSVIKKERHQRLTQGLRTLPKAQQRAMWLRYIKELSYREIVWEMQAPLGTVKIWLHRGRHQLRRALEKQEVGSWAG